From Marinitoga hydrogenitolerans DSM 16785:
GGAGAAAAAAGATAGAATGGGTAAAGGAACATATGAAAGTATTAAACACATTAAAAGAAATGTATATGGAAGAACAACCATTTAAAGATATAAATATATCAATGAGTATACATTTAGAAGCAAAAACAGCATATACTGCGGTAGTTTTACACGAATTAGGAGCAAAAGTAGCAATAACAAGCAGCAACCCGTTATCAACACAAGATGATGTAGCTGAGGCGCTAAAAACATATGGCGTTAATGTTTATGCTAAGCGCTCTATTGATGAAGAACTATATTGGAAAAACATAGATGAAGTACTTTCTATTGAACCCAATATTGTTATCGATGATGGTGCAGATTTAGGGGTTAGGATTGTAGAAAAATATCCAGAATTATTAAAAAACATATGGGGAATAAACGAAGAGACGACAACAGGTATAAAAAGATATAAAGCATTATTAAAAGATGGAAAATTAAAAGTACCAGTAATAGATGTAAATGATTCATATATGAAATATTTATTTGACAACAGATACGGCACAGGGCAATCAACATGGGATGGAATAATTAGATCAACAAATCTAACAGTAGC
This genomic window contains:
- a CDS encoding adenosylhomocysteinase, with product MNLVETGRKKIEWVKEHMKVLNTLKEMYMEEQPFKDINISMSIHLEAKTAYTAVVLHELGAKVAITSSNPLSTQDDVAEALKTYGVNVYAKRSIDEELYWKNIDEVLSIEPNIVIDDGADLGVRIVEKYPELLKNIWGINEETTTGIKRYKALLKDGKLKVPVIDVNDSYMKYLFDNRYGTGQSTWDGIIRSTNLTVA